The Bombyx mori chromosome 16, ASM3026992v2 region ggaggcatcgaattATATTCACGTAGAATGTTAAGATTAATCTGTAACAAAGAATGTTTAGTACGCCACGATCTATGTTTGGTTTCATTTATAACCAAATATACCgaatatacataattttaccTTACATTTACGGTATGACTAATGAATATTAGATTTGTTCCCCAGCATACCAATAgcattttcataaataatacgCAGAGTGTTGTGATCAGGTAATTTTTTGAATGTATTATAACacgtattatatgtatgtacataaccGGAAAATAACATTCAGTTTTCAATAGAAATCGTTTTggttatttgatattttatggATCAGCATTGTGTAACCTAAATGCTTGCAGGTCAGCAGTTTTTATATGATAAAAATTCAGGTCTGATTCGTAAGATAGGCATTATTTCGGCAAAAAATGCGGTCCATTGCCAATTTGTTGTCGACTGCTGACTTTTGTCCAGTTTACAATGCTGGCCCACGAAATCTCAAATCACTAAGTGTTTTTGAATCATTATGCCATTTCATGTGTTTTTACATTGTTTTGGCCATGCGAATAGTTCTTTCCACCCTGTATATTTTGAAACGTGTGTGTATCCTATTATATCTATTATGGCATGTCAATAAGGCCTGACGGTCCCAAGTCGGCCCCTCGGGATGGGTTCGGCGTAGCTGTGTCGGAACTTGCTCGGCTGTCTGTCGGCGAGCTCACGGTAGTCCCTGTAGTCCCTCTCGTAAAAACGGTCCCTGTCCCCTTCTGCGTAAGACTGGCGCTGATCTTCCAACAGCCGTGAGCGACTGAATGCCCTTTGTCGGTCGTTCCAGTCTCTTCTTCGGTCCTCTATCACCGGTTCGATGATTTCATCTTCGTCAATACGTCGGTCCAACTCCCTCCTGTCTCTGTATCGATCAAACTCATCTCGGTGAGGTTTCGGTTCGATCCTGTTCAAGTATTCTTCGGCGCCATACTCGAACCGTTTGGCGTCTTCGCGTTTGCGTCCCACCCGTGGAAGCCTTTCAATTTCTCTGTGTCCTAGGTCAGTGACATCGACGTCTGGCCTTTCTGGCTCCTTCCGCCTGTTCGGTTCTCTGTATCGCTCCAAAGGAGAACGCTCCGGTTCTCGACGGGAGCTTAAGTCTCTTCTATCCGGTCGCTCGTCCCTTCTTTCTTCCTCGGGAGAAGAAGTCGAGCGACTATTCCTTTCTAATATGCTTCGTCGAATTGCCATGTGTTGTTCTAGTTCGCGGTTCAATCGCTCCCGTTCAAGATTCATGAACTTTTCTTTTGCTACGTTGAACCTGTCCTTTGGTGAAGCATCGTTGATTTTCAGGCTCCCTTCGCTGGCTCCTCGCTGCAGTTTTCCAAATCGACGATCTTCTACTCTGTCTATGCTTCGGTTAGAGGGTTTAGCGTCTGCAACGTACCGTCTCCTGTAGTTTGTGTCGTCGATAAATTTGTCTTGTTTCTCCTTTCGGTCTAGGGATTCGTTCCGGAAGCGTCTTTCGAATGTATGATCACGGAATGGAGCTAGTTGGTCACGGTACTGTTCAGAGAAGTCTTCGTTGTATCCGCGGTCGTAGTTCCGAGGAGAAAGAGCTCGTCTCGGCGGAGATACTCTTCGCGGGGAAATGGCGCGGTGCGGGGAGGGCGCTCGGCGAGGTGACGCAGGACGACGCGGTGACGTGGCGCGACGTGGTGGTGATGCGTCGAAAGCTTCATGCATCATGTAAGCAGTGCTCTCTGCCCAGTCTTCctctgaaaaataaaacataaaattaatattaggaTTTGTATTGATATAGTATTGTTCTACAATTTTGAATTCATATTTCTTGGTAAGCAGACAGTGTAatggattttttattaatcaatcgtaataaacaaacaaaaactacaTCTTCACTTTAAaagtatttgttattattaattatacattaaattCTTTATGAAAATTCATGTATGACACTACCtgtatttatatgaaaattgaTTAACTAGTcaaagttttcatttattttgtattgatcAACGCTttgatatttataaatgtatgtatactCATGTAATTCATCATTCAACATGTGTATTTGatattgaaatatgtacttattatCAGTCGATGATTTCAATGTGTATTCATGTAATTTCGTATTCTGTTTTCCGGCACATTGAATTAGATAATCGAAAGGAcatgaatattgaaaaaataataattaagaaattattataatttctgtTTTCTTGCACAATTAAATGTAGGCTGCTAAACgaaatcaatttataatattatttccaatGGCACAACAGTTCGCTGCTCCGTTAGCCCAGTTTAAACGAGCATAATTTTATGCATGCTACTTTGCAAACATTCCTTTCGTCTTGACCCATTGTCGCTAAAACAACTTGAAGCGCTAACGGTACATCTCATCTTCGATATCTGTTTTAACTGCCAAATAAACTCGTTCCGAAAATCTAATTGAAAGCGTGTGCCCCTTCCGCCATTTTACATTGATTGGCGGCCATCTTGTAGTAAAAAATCGCAATTTTTAATAGCATGGGATTTGGGTAGCACTATGATTAGACCTTTCCGTTTCATTATATGTATTGTTGTGGCACGCTGATCCAGTTTATTAAGAACTATATTAATATAGCGATAagatattcatttgttttgcCCTGAAGCTCTTCACTGTCCGCTATTGTTTGAAAGTTGGCCACAATGAtccgaaagttttttttaattattttctccCATGACAGACGCGTGTCGGAGACCATCAACACAAAACTACGCTATTCatttccaaacaaaaaaaaaactagtgcgttgatttattttattgagaGCGGAAATTTTTAAGTACTTATTTTCACATCAAGAAAATCGGAacggtaattaaaaataaattagtctattatttgttaattttcgtGACGTTAGAGATAAATCTAAATGCACTACCTGCTTAAAGACAAAACGTTCGTATTAAGCCACAGATAGCAATATTAGCAATGTTCTTTCTTGAATATAGTGTAAAGAAAATGTACTATCAAAAGTCATATGTTCGTTTTCCTACTTTGTAAATACATACGGGTAAATATTTCAGTACATTACCTAGGTATGAGTGAGCCCCAAAGACGTGACATACTGTGCAAAACAAAAGAATCATAAAAACGCTAGATTACATACTTAAGTATTGAAAATGGTTTTTCATCCATctctttttttcattaaaatgccTTTAAAATCTTTTGTCTTTGTCGTGCCTTTTGTCTTTTAATTTAGGAGGCGTGGGAAAACATTACTCGATTCTTTGTGAAAATCTTATTCGCCCTGGGAACTAGGAGGTCCTAAATTACTCTATAAGTACTTTTGTCGgacaatattgttttaaattatcataattaCTCAGGGAATgaagtacaaagttattatttcTGCACCTAAACTATCagattaattgataatttggtGATAAGTGAGGCTGTAGAATATGTAAGTAAAATGAAGTCGACAGACAATGCAACGCATATAGCTATGGTCATTTATTGTCTCTGATGGTATAGCGAGACAAGGTTATTGACTGAAAGGTTATCCAAAGAAAGACGTCTATAGGTTTTTATCTCCAAACGCTAATAAAAACCACATGCAGCAGAAGAAAAAAAGAGTGAAGGGTTGGGGAATCATAGATAAGATCCCAAGATCGGTCAATTGTTTTCTGTCCCTAAATTCATGGTCAAATTGAAGCCTAATCCATAGAATTCTTGCTAAATTTACGAATGAAGGTTTGTTTAACCCTTTCAGAATATACAATGGCGACCCAATCGCATGTACTCGTGTAGGTGTTAGATGGTGATACTAACCATTTCGTAACATCATCGTTTTCAATGACCGCCTGCTGCGCTCACACCATGAAGGTTGAGCAAAGATCTTGAACTATATGAGAGCAGTTAAGTGCTGTATTTTTGTATGCCAGTACACATCTGCTATTGTACGGTTTGAGAgtaattatatttcaataacGCGCGCAAATCTcttgagattttttttccttaatcCTTTGAGCGCGAATCGTAGATAGATAGAGTGGCTACTTAATGATGCGTGTAAAAtccggagcgtcggaatactgACTATTGCGTTTGATTAGAAATATTAGCTAACGACTAGACTTTACGGACGTGTTTTAGC contains the following coding sequences:
- the LOC101746345 gene encoding uncharacterized protein LOC101746345 isoform X3, with product MLYTHLQALIDRPENQKKFADIERKLQMRGALPTSKKPPDSSLGSEVSRESDSGSNEERCVANLYDSLAAELKQKLSTGKKGLGKSPILLPPRDYDTVHRQKGNLNNIDTRRCLNQNIVGVNARRKLESSGGSSGIGSDLAPSPERNEYPRQHDNHSTSEEDWAESTAYMMHEAFDASPPRRATSPRRPASPRRAPSPHRAISPRRVSPPRRALSPRNYDRGYNEDFSEQYRDQLAPFRDHTFERRFRNESLDRKEKQDKFIDDTNYRRRYVADAKPSNRSIDRVEDRRFGKLQRGASEGSLKINDASPKDRFNVAKEKFMNLERERLNRELEQHMAIRRSILERNSRSTSSPEEERRDERPDRRDLSSRREPERSPLERYREPNRRKEPERPDVDVTDLGHREIERLPRVGRKREDAKRFEYGAEEYLNRIEPKPHRDEFDRYRDRRELDRRIDEDEIIEPVIEDRRRDWNDRQRAFSRSRLLEDQRQSYAEGDRDRFYERDYRDYRELADRQPSKFRHSYAEPIPRGRLGTVRPY
- the LOC101746345 gene encoding uncharacterized protein LOC101746345 isoform X2, encoding MALRLKKDIKKASYYVWFLGAQESRGLRGEEFALPAITLLEERARELEPFKVTLQVSHKGLKIIQNVTAKGKQQTIKHFIPHGSITSAVSQGDVVACVLLLYNPLTGCPVHVHAYRCDSEHTAEMLYTHLQALIDRPENQKKFADIERKLQMRGALPTSKKPPDSSLGSEVSRESDSGSNEERCVANLYDSLAAELKQKLSTGKSPILLPPRDYDTVHRQKGNLNNIDTRRCLNQNIVGVNARRKLESSGGSSGIGSDLAPSPERNEYPRQHDNHSTSEEDWAESTAYMMHEAFDASPPRRATSPRRPASPRRAPSPHRAISPRRVSPPRRALSPRNYDRGYNEDFSEQYRDQLAPFRDHTFERRFRNESLDRKEKQDKFIDDTNYRRRYVADAKPSNRSIDRVEDRRFGKLQRGASEGSLKINDASPKDRFNVAKEKFMNLERERLNRELEQHMAIRRSILERNSRSTSSPEEERRDERPDRRDLSSRREPERSPLERYREPNRRKEPERPDVDVTDLGHREIERLPRVGRKREDAKRFEYGAEEYLNRIEPKPHRDEFDRYRDRRELDRRIDEDEIIEPVIEDRRRDWNDRQRAFSRSRLLEDQRQSYAEGDRDRFYERDYRDYRELADRQPSKFRHSYAEPIPRGRLGTVRPY
- the LOC101746345 gene encoding uncharacterized protein LOC101746345 isoform X1, yielding MALRLKKDIKKASYYVWFLGAQESRGLRGEEFALPAITLLEERARELEPFKVTLQVSHKGLKIIQNVTAKGKQQTIKHFIPHGSITSAVSQGDVVACVLLLYNPLTGCPVHVHAYRCDSEHTAEMLYTHLQALIDRPENQKKFADIERKLQMRGALPTSKKPPDSSLGSEVSRESDSGSNEERCVANLYDSLAAELKQKLSTGKKGLGKSPILLPPRDYDTVHRQKGNLNNIDTRRCLNQNIVGVNARRKLESSGGSSGIGSDLAPSPERNEYPRQHDNHSTSEEDWAESTAYMMHEAFDASPPRRATSPRRPASPRRAPSPHRAISPRRVSPPRRALSPRNYDRGYNEDFSEQYRDQLAPFRDHTFERRFRNESLDRKEKQDKFIDDTNYRRRYVADAKPSNRSIDRVEDRRFGKLQRGASEGSLKINDASPKDRFNVAKEKFMNLERERLNRELEQHMAIRRSILERNSRSTSSPEEERRDERPDRRDLSSRREPERSPLERYREPNRRKEPERPDVDVTDLGHREIERLPRVGRKREDAKRFEYGAEEYLNRIEPKPHRDEFDRYRDRRELDRRIDEDEIIEPVIEDRRRDWNDRQRAFSRSRLLEDQRQSYAEGDRDRFYERDYRDYRELADRQPSKFRHSYAEPIPRGRLGTVRPY